One region of Elusimicrobiota bacterium genomic DNA includes:
- a CDS encoding Glu/Leu/Phe/Val dehydrogenase: MKLDTATHEFLREPMRELHVSIPVKMDNGSVKIFKGFRVQYNDVRGPTKGGIRFHPEETVDTVKALAAWMTWKCAVVDIPYGGGKGGVICNPKEMSQNELERLSRGYIDQVWHIIGPEKDIPAPDVYTNPQIMAWMMDEYSKLCGYNCPGVITGKPIALGGSKGRGDATAMGTVFTIRDAAKKLGIDLKNATVAVQGYGNAGSYCAILMDEMFGSKIVAVSDSVGGIYSENGGDGGEGLDPKKVVEHKNKTKSCVNFPGTKNITNEEILELDVDILIPAALENQITSANAGRIKAKIVAEAANGPTTPKGDDILFRNNVFVIPDFLCNAGGVTVSYFEWVQNINGYYWEEEEVYQRLDKKMTKAFEDVCQTAKEYKVNNRIAAYIVAVSRVAEAMKLRGWV; this comes from the coding sequence ATGAAACTTGACACTGCAACACATGAATTTCTGCGCGAGCCAATGAGAGAATTACATGTATCTATCCCTGTTAAAATGGATAACGGCAGTGTAAAAATTTTTAAGGGATTCAGGGTTCAATATAATGATGTGCGTGGTCCAACAAAAGGAGGCATTAGGTTCCATCCAGAAGAAACGGTTGATACTGTAAAAGCACTCGCAGCATGGATGACATGGAAATGTGCAGTTGTAGATATTCCTTACGGCGGCGGTAAGGGTGGAGTGATTTGTAATCCAAAAGAGATGTCACAAAATGAACTTGAACGATTAAGCCGTGGATATATTGACCAGGTGTGGCATATTATTGGTCCTGAAAAGGATATACCCGCGCCGGATGTTTATACAAATCCGCAAATAATGGCATGGATGATGGATGAATACAGCAAACTCTGTGGTTACAACTGTCCCGGTGTAATTACAGGCAAACCAATTGCGCTTGGCGGCTCAAAAGGACGTGGGGATGCGACTGCAATGGGCACCGTATTTACAATAAGAGATGCGGCAAAAAAACTCGGGATTGATTTAAAAAATGCTACAGTTGCCGTGCAGGGTTATGGGAATGCTGGCTCTTATTGTGCAATTTTGATGGATGAAATGTTCGGTTCTAAAATCGTTGCAGTAAGCGATTCAGTTGGCGGAATATATTCTGAAAATGGGGGAGATGGGGGAGAAGGGTTAGACCCGAAAAAAGTTGTAGAACATAAAAACAAAACCAAATCCTGTGTAAATTTTCCGGGAACAAAAAATATTACAAACGAAGAGATTTTAGAATTAGATGTGGATATTTTGATACCTGCTGCTTTAGAAAATCAGATTACATCTGCAAATGCCGGCAGAATCAAAGCGAAAATTGTTGCAGAGGCAGCAAACGGTCCTACAACACCCAAAGGTGATGATATACTTTTTAGAAATAATGTATTTGTGATCCCGGATTTCTTGTGTAATGCCGGTGGTGTTACTGTTTCTTATTTTGAATGGGTTCAGAATATCAATGGTTATTACTGGGAAGAGGAAGAGGTATATCAGCGGCTGGATAAAAAAATGACAAAAGCATTTGAAGATGTGTGTCAAACAGCAAAAGAGTATAAGGTTAACAATCGTATCGCTGCTTACATAGTGGCAGTCAGTCGTGTTGCCGAGGCGATGAAACTTCGCGGCTGGGTATAG
- the serA gene encoding phosphoglycerate dehydrogenase — MYKILVSDPLAKEGVEVLKKNPDFSVDVKTGLKPEELLGIVGGYDGLLVRSETKVTDVILSEAKNLKIIGRAGTGVDNINVKEASKKGIVVMNVPGGNTISAAEHTVSMLLALSRNIPQANASLKKVEWKKKEFVGTEVFGKTIGIIGFGKIGIEVAKRLLSFGMKVLVCDPFVSKERAVQLGVESVLLDELLAQSDYITIHTPKTEQTKNLINSETIKKMKDGVRIINCARGGLIDEKALADALKNGKVKGAALDVFEKEPLIPPSPFFELNNVIITPHLGASTEEAQTNVSVEIAKQLLDYFEKGTIRNAVNFPFIPTEILQKIQPYINLTEKLGLFVSQFTDGRVLAIEINYAGEFTKYDLSPITIAGVKGVLEPTCDRGMLNFINAPFVAQERGIKVSETRISDTTDFANLIVLKLKTETTENIIAGTVFSKNELRIVKINNYYLDVEPTGNILAFSNTDKPGVVGKIGAILGNNAINIASMEVGRITIGGDAITVVNVDSDIPETVLVEIKSQPEIKNVKMIKL; from the coding sequence ATGTATAAAATTCTTGTTTCAGACCCGTTGGCGAAGGAAGGTGTTGAAGTTCTTAAGAAGAATCCGGATTTTTCTGTTGATGTAAAAACAGGACTAAAACCAGAAGAACTTTTAGGTATTGTAGGCGGATATGATGGGCTTTTAGTCCGAAGCGAAACAAAAGTTACAGATGTCATTTTGAGCGAAGCGAAGAACCTCAAAATTATCGGTCGTGCAGGAACCGGTGTGGATAATATTAATGTCAAAGAAGCATCAAAAAAAGGTATCGTTGTAATGAATGTTCCGGGCGGTAATACCATTTCTGCGGCCGAGCATACCGTTTCAATGCTTTTAGCATTATCCAGAAATATTCCGCAGGCGAATGCATCATTAAAAAAAGTAGAATGGAAGAAAAAAGAATTTGTCGGCACAGAAGTTTTTGGAAAAACAATCGGGATTATCGGGTTTGGCAAAATCGGTATTGAGGTTGCGAAACGGCTTCTATCATTTGGGATGAAAGTACTTGTGTGCGACCCGTTTGTTTCAAAAGAGCGTGCAGTTCAACTCGGTGTTGAATCAGTTTTATTAGACGAGCTTCTTGCACAATCTGACTACATCACAATTCATACACCAAAAACAGAGCAGACAAAAAATTTGATAAATTCTGAGACAATCAAAAAAATGAAAGATGGTGTGCGTATAATCAACTGTGCGCGTGGCGGGCTTATTGACGAAAAAGCACTTGCAGATGCATTAAAAAATGGCAAAGTAAAAGGCGCTGCACTTGATGTATTTGAGAAAGAGCCACTAATTCCCCCCTCGCCGTTTTTTGAACTCAACAATGTAATCATAACACCGCATCTGGGTGCATCAACTGAGGAAGCACAAACAAATGTATCAGTAGAAATTGCCAAACAACTGCTTGACTATTTTGAGAAAGGCACAATCAGGAATGCAGTCAATTTCCCGTTTATACCGACTGAAATACTGCAAAAGATACAGCCGTATATCAATCTTACTGAAAAACTTGGCTTATTTGTATCCCAATTTACTGATGGCAGAGTTTTAGCAATAGAAATAAATTATGCGGGTGAATTTACAAAATATGACTTATCACCAATCACAATCGCAGGTGTTAAAGGCGTTCTTGAACCCACCTGTGATAGAGGGATGTTGAATTTTATCAATGCGCCGTTTGTTGCACAGGAAAGAGGAATAAAAGTATCAGAAACGCGAATTTCAGATACAACGGATTTTGCAAATCTTATAGTTCTGAAATTAAAAACAGAGACAACCGAAAATATAATTGCAGGAACCGTATTTAGCAAAAACGAATTAAGAATTGTAAAAATCAACAATTACTATCTTGATGTAGAGCCGACAGGCAATATTCTTGCATTTTCAAACACAGACAAACCAGGTGTAGTTGGCAAAATAGGCGCGATACTTGGCAATAATGCTATCAATATCGCATCTATGGAAGTAGGCAGAATTACCATCGGTGGTGATGCGATAACAGTTGTCAATGTTGATTCTGATATTCCGGAAACTGTGCTGGTTGAAATCAAATCCCAACCTGAAATCAAAAATGTGAAAATGATAAAATTGTAA
- a CDS encoding GAF and ANTAR domain-containing protein, producing the protein MKKNSNNVISALTKISQAITSELYLDDILKLIVTVTAQALGSKICSLMLLNEKNKLEIKATQSISEQYLKKPPLRVGEGIAGQVVKTKKPVAVLDISNDKIFKYKEIAKKEGLVSMLCIPLVVKGKAIGAIDVYTAKPHRFTKKEIDILTTIANQSAVVIENTELIVKTKVISEELETRKLVERAKGILMRKNNLSEEAAYRVIQKQAMNRRKSMKEVAEAILIMSDIEK; encoded by the coding sequence ATGAAAAAAAACTCAAACAATGTAATTTCTGCACTCACTAAAATTTCGCAGGCAATAACTTCAGAACTCTATCTTGACGATATACTGAAACTGATTGTTACCGTTACTGCCCAGGCGCTTGGCTCAAAAATATGTTCGCTGATGCTTCTTAACGAAAAAAACAAACTAGAAATCAAAGCGACACAATCAATTTCCGAGCAGTATCTCAAGAAGCCACCACTTAGAGTTGGCGAAGGTATAGCAGGCCAAGTCGTTAAAACCAAAAAGCCAGTTGCTGTTTTAGACATTTCTAACGACAAAATTTTTAAGTATAAAGAAATAGCAAAAAAAGAAGGGCTTGTATCAATGCTTTGTATCCCACTGGTTGTAAAAGGAAAGGCAATTGGTGCAATTGATGTTTATACCGCCAAGCCACACAGATTTACAAAAAAAGAGATTGATATACTCACAACTATCGCAAACCAGTCAGCTGTTGTTATTGAAAACACAGAACTAATTGTTAAAACGAAAGTTATTTCAGAAGAACTGGAAACCAGAAAACTTGTAGAGCGTGCTAAAGGTATTTTAATGAGAAAGAATAATCTATCTGAAGAAGCAGCCTACCGAGTTATACAAAAACAGGCGATGAACAGACGCAAATCAATGAAAGAAGTTGCAGAAGCAATCCTTATAATGTCCGACATTGAAAAATAA
- a CDS encoding TlpA disulfide reductase family protein: MPTTICYSLFAVRYLRKLRKIMKPRLFCLSIFCFLLPVSISSEQKNLVQKSQKAQPFALYDLNDNLVTYSDFKEKKILILSFFATWCEPCVKEIKELEEFSQLISSSAIEILLISTDRGKKKKIVNFVKNHQIKLKIIRDIYGIVQKAYKVNAIPALFLIDKSGDIVFQQEGYSEKTVEKIKLKIKEFIE, encoded by the coding sequence TTGCCGACTACTATTTGCTATTCGCTATTTGCTGTTCGCTATCTTAGAAAATTAAGAAAAATCATGAAACCACGACTATTTTGCTTGAGTATATTTTGTTTTTTGTTGCCAGTAAGTATAAGTTCTGAACAAAAAAATCTTGTTCAGAAATCACAGAAAGCGCAGCCGTTTGCTCTGTATGATTTGAATGACAATCTTGTAACATATTCTGATTTCAAGGAAAAGAAAATTTTGATTTTAAGCTTTTTTGCTACATGGTGCGAACCCTGTGTAAAAGAAATTAAGGAACTTGAAGAATTTAGCCAGCTAATTTCTTCATCAGCGATTGAAATACTGCTAATAAGTACAGACAGAGGGAAAAAGAAAAAAATCGTGAACTTCGTCAAAAATCATCAAATTAAACTTAAAATTATTCGTGATATATATGGTATCGTTCAGAAAGCATATAAAGTTAATGCCATACCAGCATTGTTTTTGATTGATAAATCCGGGGATATCGTATTTCAGCAGGAGGGCTACTCTGAAAAAACAGTTGAAAAAATTAAACTCAAAATAAAGGAATTTATAGAATGA
- a CDS encoding PorV/PorQ family protein, translating into MKRNCLLLVTCYLLLVAMTGSIFAWEINTEEETGEAGGAAPYLKTGIGSRALAMGSAFTAVSDDASNVYWNPAGITYLEKKQVALTYTNMSLDRSYNFISFAMPQKVLMIDGLGVGIIHSGVKDIHGYDAKNYPTKTFSETNLALLVSIAKKIDDEIAVGGNLKLLQGTLDDGTAFGAGFDVSTLVSISDKLKLGIMLQDIYTMLSWKDSESIERVPFVVKTGLAYSLLKNNRLKLCADAEKFVTRKRIELNFGTELNLISNIALRTGLSDNFLAAGFGLNYNIISLDYCYCADKLKSGDTNQLTLMFAFGSVAKSAENEPASEPKVTDKEKQIGYIQVTVATADGVAPNATVKILQANKEIIKDITNENGEYISAELPAGKYTVKVWQRGYLSEEQKVKISSNKPAEVNFKLKKR; encoded by the coding sequence ATGAAAAGAAATTGCTTGTTACTTGTTACTTGTTACTTGTTACTTGTTGCTATGACAGGTTCTATTTTTGCTTGGGAAATAAACACGGAAGAAGAAACAGGCGAGGCAGGTGGTGCGGCACCATATCTTAAAACAGGCATTGGCTCTCGGGCGCTCGCTATGGGTTCTGCTTTTACTGCTGTTTCAGATGACGCAAGTAATGTCTACTGGAATCCAGCAGGGATTACCTATTTAGAAAAAAAACAGGTTGCATTAACATACACAAATATGTCACTTGATAGAAGTTATAATTTTATCAGTTTCGCTATGCCTCAAAAAGTTTTGATGATTGATGGTCTGGGTGTTGGAATAATCCATTCCGGTGTAAAAGATATACACGGCTATGATGCTAAAAATTATCCAACAAAAACATTCAGCGAAACTAATCTCGCACTTCTGGTCTCTATCGCAAAAAAGATAGATGATGAAATTGCTGTCGGCGGCAATTTGAAACTTCTGCAAGGGACACTGGATGATGGAACTGCTTTTGGTGCTGGGTTTGATGTAAGTACACTCGTTAGTATTTCAGACAAACTAAAACTCGGTATAATGCTGCAGGATATTTATACAATGCTTTCTTGGAAAGATTCTGAAAGTATAGAGCGAGTGCCTTTTGTCGTAAAAACTGGTCTCGCATATAGTTTGCTAAAAAATAATAGATTAAAACTATGTGCAGATGCCGAAAAATTTGTAACACGAAAACGAATAGAACTGAATTTTGGAACTGAATTAAATTTGATTTCTAATATCGCATTAAGAACCGGGCTTTCTGATAATTTTTTGGCTGCAGGATTTGGCTTAAACTACAACATCATTTCGCTGGATTACTGTTATTGTGCGGATAAACTCAAATCCGGCGATACCAATCAGTTAACCTTGATGTTTGCGTTTGGTTCTGTTGCCAAAAGTGCGGAAAACGAACCTGCCAGTGAGCCAAAAGTGACTGATAAAGAAAAACAAATTGGTTATATTCAGGTTACAGTAGCAACTGCTGATGGTGTGGCACCTAATGCAACAGTAAAAATACTACAGGCTAATAAGGAAATTATAAAAGATATTACAAATGAAAATGGCGAATATATATCTGCGGAGTTACCAGCAGGTAAGTATACGGTAAAGGTATGGCAACGGGGTTATTTATCCGAAGAACAAAAAGTTAAAATTTCATCTAACAAACCAGCTGAAGTCAATTTTAAATTAAAGAAGAGATAA